The following coding sequences are from one Lysinibacillus sp. FSL W8-0992 window:
- a CDS encoding lipoate--protein ligase family protein: MTTWYFLNSGKCSPSFNMALDEALLDWHSEGLIPPVIRFYEWEPATLSIGYFQQAKRDINLEALREQGIGFVRRPTGGRAVLHEHELTYSVIVTESYPNMPESVTEAYRVLSEGILQGFHNLGMDAYFSVPDTEEKKADLKQPKSAVCFDAPSWYELVVEGKKIAGSAQTRQKGVILQHGAILLDLDEEKLLSVFNFSSDEAKERMRKKLPEKAVAINSLVNNPVSIEQCVTAFRDGFAKSLQIELKPFTLSEEQLKYVRDLEEKKYAHDDWNFKK, translated from the coding sequence ATGACAACTTGGTATTTTCTAAATTCAGGAAAATGTAGTCCTTCTTTTAATATGGCACTAGATGAGGCATTGCTTGATTGGCATAGTGAGGGTTTAATTCCTCCAGTTATTCGATTTTATGAGTGGGAGCCAGCAACTTTGTCGATTGGTTATTTTCAACAAGCGAAAAGAGATATTAATTTAGAAGCATTACGTGAACAAGGAATAGGTTTTGTTCGTCGACCAACAGGCGGTCGAGCAGTATTACATGAACATGAATTGACATATAGCGTGATTGTTACTGAAAGCTATCCAAATATGCCTGAATCAGTGACTGAAGCGTATCGCGTATTAAGTGAAGGTATATTACAAGGCTTTCATAATTTAGGGATGGATGCTTATTTTAGCGTACCTGACACGGAAGAAAAAAAGGCAGATTTGAAACAGCCAAAAAGTGCCGTATGCTTTGATGCACCAAGTTGGTATGAGCTTGTTGTAGAAGGCAAAAAAATAGCAGGTAGTGCACAAACACGTCAGAAAGGTGTTATTTTACAGCATGGTGCGATTTTACTTGATCTAGATGAAGAGAAATTATTATCTGTATTTAATTTTTCTAGTGATGAGGCAAAAGAGCGTATGCGCAAAAAACTACCAGAGAAGGCAGTTGCTATTAATAGCCTTGTTAATAATCCTGTTTCTATCGAACAATGTGTAACTGCATTTCGAGATGGCTTTGCAAAATCGTTGCAAATTGAATTAAAACCATTTACACTTTCTGAGGAGCAATTAAAATATGTGCGCGATTTAGAAGAAAAAAAATACGCACATGATGATTGGAACTTTAAAAAGTAA
- a CDS encoding amino acid permease yields MEQQQLKRDLKNRHVQLIAIGGTIGTGLFLGAGKAIALAGPSIILAYLIVGTALFFVMRALGELLLSNAGYTSFTDFATEYIGSWAGYVTGWTYWFCWVMTAMADIIAVGVYTQYWFNIPQWVPAIGCLVLLLFLNLLTVKLFGELEFWFALIKVVTIVALIIIGLFMLFTGFQTSSGTVSVENLWAHGGLFPNGIYGFLMAFQMVVFAFVGVELVGVSAAETADPKKNIPSAINKIPLRILLFYVGALVIILCINPWYEMSGTSSPFVQVFTLAGIPIAAGIINFVVLTSAASAGNSGLFSTSRMLYNLGRNKQASASFAKLNKNSVPSNALIISAIVVSVGALLSKLMPENAFSVVTTISAICFIWVWSIILISHIIYKRKNRALHEASIFKAPLTPFVNYLILAFFAFLLVVMLISEETRTALLLTPIWFIGLFLLYKRKNRQQ; encoded by the coding sequence GTGGAACAGCAACAATTAAAACGTGATTTAAAAAATCGCCATGTGCAACTTATTGCGATTGGTGGAACTATTGGTACCGGTTTATTTTTAGGAGCAGGTAAAGCAATTGCTTTAGCAGGACCTTCTATTATATTGGCTTATCTTATTGTCGGAACCGCCTTATTTTTCGTTATGCGGGCGCTCGGGGAACTATTATTATCGAACGCTGGCTATACTTCATTCACAGATTTCGCTACAGAGTACATTGGCTCTTGGGCAGGTTACGTCACTGGCTGGACCTATTGGTTTTGCTGGGTTATGACCGCAATGGCTGATATTATTGCCGTCGGTGTCTACACACAATATTGGTTTAATATCCCGCAATGGGTACCTGCAATTGGCTGCCTAGTACTTTTATTATTTTTAAACTTATTGACTGTAAAACTATTTGGGGAACTCGAATTTTGGTTTGCTCTCATTAAAGTTGTAACAATCGTTGCACTTATAATTATCGGATTATTCATGCTATTCACTGGATTCCAAACAAGCTCTGGAACAGTATCAGTGGAAAACCTTTGGGCACATGGTGGGCTCTTCCCCAATGGCATATACGGTTTCCTGATGGCATTCCAAATGGTTGTCTTCGCTTTTGTTGGGGTTGAATTAGTCGGTGTTTCTGCTGCAGAAACCGCAGATCCAAAAAAAAATATCCCCTCTGCGATTAACAAAATTCCACTACGAATTTTATTATTTTATGTTGGGGCATTAGTAATCATTTTATGCATCAACCCTTGGTATGAAATGTCTGGAACAAGCAGTCCCTTCGTACAAGTATTTACATTAGCTGGCATACCTATTGCAGCTGGTATTATTAATTTTGTAGTACTGACATCTGCCGCATCAGCAGGCAATAGTGGTTTATTTTCGACAAGTCGCATGTTGTATAATCTTGGTCGCAATAAACAAGCATCCGCTTCATTTGCAAAGCTAAACAAAAATAGTGTACCAAGTAATGCACTTATCATCTCTGCAATCGTTGTATCAGTGGGGGCCTTACTTAGTAAGCTAATGCCTGAAAACGCCTTTAGCGTCGTGACAACTATTAGTGCAATCTGTTTCATTTGGGTATGGAGTATTATTTTAATCTCTCATATCATTTATAAACGTAAAAATCGTGCCTTACATGAAGCATCGATTTTCAAAGCTCCATTAACACCGTTTGTGAACTATTTAATACTTGCATTCTTCGCGTTTTTATTAGTTGTTATGTTGATTTCCGAAGAAACAAGAACGGCTCTTTTACTAACACCTATCTGGTTTATCGGACTTTTCCTTCTATACAAACGCAAAAATCGTCAACAATAA
- a CDS encoding rhodanese-like domain-containing protein yields MDILITIGVILVVLIAYIGINAMRLKKAVTNLTQEQFIEGYRKAQLIDVREQKEFDAGHILGARNVPSTALRQRHKEIRPDLPVYLYCQNTGRSARAALYLKKRGYNQIYQLDGGFRNWTGKIKTKK; encoded by the coding sequence TTGGATATACTTATCACAATTGGCGTTATTTTAGTAGTTCTAATTGCATATATCGGTATTAATGCAATGCGTCTAAAAAAAGCCGTAACCAACTTAACACAAGAACAATTTATTGAAGGCTACCGTAAAGCACAGTTAATCGATGTGCGTGAACAAAAAGAATTTGATGCAGGTCATATTCTTGGAGCTCGTAACGTTCCTTCTACAGCATTACGTCAACGTCATAAAGAAATCCGCCCAGATTTACCAGTATACTTATACTGTCAAAATACAGGCCGTAGCGCGCGTGCTGCTCTTTACCTAAAAAAACGTGGTTACAATCAAATCTATCAGCTTGATGGCGGATTCCGTAATTGGACTGGTAAAATTAAAACAAAAAAATAA
- a CDS encoding glutaminase has protein sequence MLTNHTNNKYDNPHQLLVAEWVKEFRPFAQEGKCASYIPALAQKDPHHLAISIIGPNNDEINGGDTTELFTLQSVSKVVTFILACMDRGLSYVLERVDVEPTGDTFNSIIRLESHQPGKPFNPMINAGAITVSSMLAGNSPQEKVSKILYFLEKIVGKKLKVNEEVFQSEWHTANRNRSLAYYLMDSGFLDCPVEEALEVYLKQCAIEVNVSDLAMIGLVIANDGYHPLLQTQLFPKQVAKLAKALMVTCGMYNASGKFAAFIGLPAKSGVSGAIVAAVPSHASLGSPFPAGCGIGIYGPAIDEIGNSVAGVKLLKHVATEWNMNIF, from the coding sequence ATGCTTACAAATCATACAAACAACAAATATGATAATCCGCATCAACTTCTTGTAGCTGAGTGGGTGAAGGAGTTTCGACCATTTGCACAAGAAGGTAAATGTGCAAGCTATATTCCAGCATTAGCTCAAAAAGATCCTCATCATTTGGCCATTTCGATTATTGGACCAAATAATGACGAAATTAATGGAGGGGATACAACTGAACTTTTTACGCTTCAAAGTGTATCGAAAGTTGTAACGTTTATTTTAGCGTGTATGGACCGAGGATTATCTTATGTTTTAGAGCGAGTAGATGTTGAGCCTACTGGTGATACCTTCAATTCAATTATTCGCCTTGAAAGTCATCAGCCTGGAAAACCGTTTAATCCGATGATTAATGCAGGAGCCATTACAGTTTCCTCGATGCTTGCTGGTAATTCCCCACAAGAGAAAGTTTCAAAAATCCTCTATTTTTTAGAGAAAATTGTTGGGAAGAAATTAAAGGTGAATGAAGAGGTTTTTCAATCTGAATGGCACACCGCCAATCGCAATCGGTCATTAGCGTATTATTTAATGGATTCAGGCTTTTTAGATTGCCCTGTAGAAGAGGCATTGGAAGTGTACTTGAAGCAATGTGCAATTGAAGTAAATGTTTCAGATTTAGCGATGATCGGTCTAGTTATCGCCAATGATGGCTATCATCCGCTATTACAAACACAGCTGTTTCCAAAGCAAGTGGCAAAACTAGCAAAGGCATTGATGGTGACGTGTGGTATGTATAATGCCTCAGGTAAATTCGCTGCATTTATTGGTTTACCCGCTAAAAGTGGTGTATCAGGCGCCATTGTTGCGGCAGTTCCAAGTCACGCAAGTTTAGGTTCACCTTTCCCTGCTGGTTGTGGTATTGGCATATATGGACCTGCTATTGACGAAATCGGAAATAGTGTCGCAGGAGTAAAATTACTAAAGCATGTTGCGACAGAGTGGAACATGAATATTTTTTAA